The nucleotide sequence ccccgtttgcccccacttcaaggtttcagagggggggggggggcaaaatacccttgccccccccccccccccctgttgttgtgcccctgcCAACCAATTTGGTATCCCCTCCTCCCACTAGTTAAGGTGAATCACTCAAATGCCATTAATTTAAGTTTGGTGTTGATAAGCAATGTGTAgcaattcttttaaaatatagtttgttTATGGatgtcaattaaattttttttttcctaagcaCATTTTCATTGTTTGAAAGAAACTAAATTTATTATAGtgtgtaagaattttttttattttctttttaatgttacctgtttgtttaccttttttttttaaactagtttaaatataatataataataggtttgtttttattttatctcagGGTTTttccatttaatttaattttgaaatatggtAGATGTGGAAAGGAAttgcatattatattttatattagtaTCATTGAAGTTCTTTGATGCCATGCATTCCTTATTAATTCTCACGTAGTGGGTCCAAATATAATGTTAGTGCATTACACGTAGGACATAGAAATCATTTGCAGTCAATAATTTGTAAGTAGCCCTGGTGTTGCCAGCTGCGAAATGGTTCCAGCCGACGGGCCAGACGCAACTGTGTCGCAGTCGGGAAACAGGACGGATTTTCCCCCACCTTCTCGTTATGCCAGTGCCGTATTAGTAGAAACTTGAAAAAATAGAAATAGTTTTAATGCTAATTTTGGCATTTTCAACTGTAAAAATGCTAATTTTGGCATTTTAGATTGAAAACAGCTATTTATTATGCATTTTGACACATTTTCATGGAATTTTGTTGAATTCCTTCATTATATTACACACAAATGATAAAAGggtatttttatcaataaattttacattattttttactatttttagctTAACTGGCATTATTTTTGTAGACACTACGTTTGTTTCGAATTCATCATTTTACCCCTTACTTTGAAAACTCAATTATGTTGACATGTTGGtagtactgctttttttttttttaagttagccaacaaattaaagaaaattgtCTGGTGGTTGtaaaaaatttttggaattatgttaatacatttaaaagtttttttatgtagatagttttgtaatatttatagaacgtttagtcattttttaagcttcttttgataattcatttATATCATGAAAACATAAGggatattcaataatttatttaattttttttttttttttttttttttttcactgtgtgATTATAATGAAAAGAACACCCTGTGCTACTATTCACGTTAACATCTGCGTCTTGAAGTTTTCGGAGCACTTCTCTTTAAATATGGCTGTCGAAAATGCAAGCAAATGCTTTGCTGTGCCTTGCCTGGTTTAATAAACCCGGTGCTGCTTCGAAATGTGGTTTGCTGAACCTTTTTTGCACCTTTTCGTCGTTGCCTAGTCTGCAGACCACGTGCTGTGGTTTGTGGTACACGGATGTGCTCCTCCCggatgtccacagttagtactttcgtactagatctagtacttttataagttttttcagTGGTCAattacagatctagtactttttttctttaatataatatattattacagTAGCtccaatatgtttttattattaagcgtgattattttttaaaaaaaaaactatggatgtgtgtgtgtgtgtttggtgtgtgatatatttaagttagagcattgcaatttcatGATAACTTCCTGTATTTGttaaaaaaccataacaaattataatctagtacttttttctcgccttaGTTGgtacaaagtatttttttccttgtggaccaGTGGTGGCGTGCCTGCGCAAGCACGTGGGCCCGGCGTGCGCGGTGGTGGAGGTTCAGGGCTCCGGCATCGTGGGCTCCCCCGCTGGCTCCTTGGAGGCGCGCGAGCTGGAAGGGCGCGGCCGGAAGGGCGGCATATCCGCCCTGCTGCTGCCCAGCGTGCCGGGCGTGGCCTGCCGGACCTTCAAGATCCCCGGACACGTCCTGGCGCAAGTCGACGAGGTAATCACGGTGGTCGGTGTGTTTTGATTGATAACGCAACTCCTGGCTTGTGTGCTAAAAGGTCCTGGGTTAAGTGTGTCTCCGGTGTGGTTTTGGGTtaaaatcaggggcgcaacaactaaatttccaagggggggggggggccaatttaccttctttttttttataaagaatcatcgatccccccccctattgaagcgtggggggaaggggggggggtagtccGAGGGTccctcctccgggaaaattttgtatttcaaggtggaaaatagtgctatttaagcagttttattatctaaaaatttgattacacagcactttctttgccccccgtttgcccccacttcaaggtttcagaaaaggggggggggggaaatacctttccccccccccctccctgttgttgcgcccctggttgaaATGTAGGGTACttaacccttagccggagacgtgaaaatatttgacatatctggtgacgtggtgcccctcagaccccaaaatgttttgtagaaattaactgattagaaattatttttgttccatgtaaaattatttaatgcattttttatacttattaatttaattaaaaaataaattactaaataattatttacgaattataaaatacaattttttccattggtgcttgctcaaataaatctaaaaaatgcatatttgtaataattgctttttttttaaaaaaaagcagatggtagcctaaaagttttatttgctattcaatatagatatagtaaacaaacaaaatatagaaaacttctatgaataataagactttttcataaaatctacaacagataaattttcccaaaaaaaaaaaaataaataaataacttttttcccccaaaaattttttccttgcataaccaatgcttaaaccacaacaaaatatataatctagctaactagaaagcacatgcatacttatatattttgaaaatggcatttttacataaaaaaaattaaaaatttgaaaaaattaaatttgtacgaaaagtcaCTGTTTGCTCTGtaatcatcacacattgcttttccacacacactttgatcacttaagtcactaaaaatatctttcaaccacttagaaatagtttcgtcataatctAAATCGCCCACACTTacacatgttcgtttagaagccattttatcacttctgagatagaaacataactggtgacgtggtgccactacgaccccaagttatctttgcgacctgatatctagcgccagacagcgtaaacaaatctgacactgcaggaggagactatgtgatatccaagcgaaaggtagatggtaccacaagcaagtgccttgaactgcacatagatggcagcaagttaaagttttgctggggtcacggagaccccacgtctccggataagggttaaAACTCTATGAATAAGAACACACTAAGTTAAAATTTtacgtatttattaaaaaaaaaaaaaaaaaaaaaaaaatactcaagtcACATATAACGTATTTTGTTAGGTTAGGGCGTTAAGCATTTTCTCGAGCGAAGTCTTCACTGCTGAACATACTTCCTCGTCGACTCTAGCTGTCGTCACGTTGACTCCAATTACCGCTTCATTgtctccggttccaactggttcgttggtCACAGGCTCGGTCAGGAGCACAGGTATCCCATCTGACTGGTCAGCGTCACATTTTCGCTTTGAAAAATCATAAGTGTGAAACAGAAAAGACGAACGTAATCCTGCTGCCCCTTCCCCTccttcgggtttttttttattctctggGCAGGACCATCTgcaatttggaaattttttgataattttgaaataagcTAACAATAAGCAGTTTGCAgccactaattaaaaaaaaaatccttaaataattggaacagaattttttttttgtatagtatataatatttataaccaTTCATGTGAATATGTATTGCCATTTCACTAGTCCACGTGCTAGTATTTGTGAAAATATTACGTATTCACATACTCCTGCCATTCCAATTCAATATTTGTTTTGAactaaaaagagagagagagatagagagatagataggtagagaaagagagatagataggtagagagagagagagatagataggtagagagagagagatagataggtagagagagatagatagatatgtagatagatagatagatagatagattggATAGATAGATTAGATAAGATAGATGAGATAGATCGATCGATCCCCAAAGTGCTCAGATGATGTGTGCAGCGAACTGTCTCTGGTGGCAAACAACGCGCAGCGAGGTGTGTCGCGAGTTCAGTCAGGTTGGTTGTCTTGCAGGTGGACCTGACTCCGGAAGAGGTGCGAGCACGGACGTCCATCGACCCCACGGACGACGTCAAGTGCCTGCTGCTGTTCAGCGACTGCTGTTCCGCGTACATGAAGCGTCTGGCGCTGTCCGTGCGGAGAAGGTGACGAAGCTGGCTAGCAGTGCCCCTTGATGAATCCACTCACTTTCGgacttataactagggacacctgtatttcgcgaatacatttcgtgtcgaggtatttcacaaaatactgtagctttcctCCTGCGATTATTGGCCGAGTTCGGTGAGAGGTGTcatcccgctcttgacggggccaatgagaatgtggtcatcgtactgctgcaccctcacaatttgccatgactcttagaaaaagctacagtgttttgtgaaatactttgacatgaaatgaaatcgcgaaatacaggtgtccctacttataacttaAGATTTCTGTCAGTAGGAAGGAGGTTGAAATATGGAACTAGGTACGTGTCTCACGTCGTCATTTGCAAACTGTGTAAGACGGGCTACGTTTAAGTTGACTCTGTTAGCAGTCTTCGACTGGAACGATTGTGTGAAGACTTCTACAAAAAGTTTTACAACAGCTGGAATGCACTTAACTTTGATGGTTGATGGATTGAGGTTTTGTAGTGGTTATACACTTGACTTGATGGGTGTTGGTATAAGAGTTTGAGTTTTGAAAAGAATAATAAATAGTCAGTATTACATGAATAAGAAAAACTTAGATGTTATGCAAGTGCAAACAAATGTTACCACTTATCAAAATGAATGAGCATTTGAGATTGTGACAtacttaaaatacttaaaattccaCCTTTTAAACTAAGGAATCTAAGATAAATCATGGAATTCTTTtccttaaattttatgaaatgaccacaaaaattggcatttaattttgtgcatttaattttgttcattttCGTTATCAGTTTCCCAGTTTCAGCATTAAAACATGAATTCAGTGATGGGTGGTGGAACTGTCAGATAGGTCTGTGTGAATACCGGTTTTTATGATGCAAAGAGAATATCAAATCGAATTGAATCGCAAATATTTTCTTGGCGAAGATGTATAAAAAGGTACTTTATAAAAatacaagatcaaaataaaataataatttaacaattgtaatgtttgaactgattcaGTGATTAATCAATTGGGCCCTATATGTATcatcattaaataataattataaaacaaccATGGATTATactaatattgagcattcataaaaccAAAAAAGATTGCCACGTTTTGatatttttaagtaaccaactttattcaagaaaaatgtagacaaaacaaaaacaatatattttcaaGAGCACATCTTAGTCCTTTGATATTTCTGTGCTGACACCACAGTAAAGTAAACTCTTAAGTGCTGCtctcaaaatgttttattttgcgACAAACAAGTGTCGTGTTCACACATTTGAGATCAAAAGTCATTTCTGTGCTGTAAAAGAATAAAAACACcagtaaagtaaatttttaagtgTTGCTctcaaaatgttttgtttttgcaACAGACAAGTGTTGTGAGACCAAAAGTCACGCTCGAATGGTCAGTCCAGTCACGGTCTTCGTTCTTGCAGGCAGGCCAATGAGTTTGTTCTGGCCGGGGGTCTGTGCTCGATGTCGTGTCGGACGATAGCTGGCGTGGCCCTGGCGGGCCCCAACGTGGTCGCTGCCTCCATGCTCCTGCCGTCCGACGTCATGAAGACGTCCGCAGCCGAGAAGTATTTCCAAGAAGTGAGTTCTGTTGGTCAAGCCATGCAAATTGAACATTCCTGTGCGATTTTTTTAGAAGTGAAGTTACAGTAGAGTCTTGATTAACCAAGGGTCCGTATTATCTGAGCCGAACTAGAGCGCCATTACCAGCAGAGACTTGAGAAACATAAGAGTTAGGACGTAGAAAATGATTTTACTGTTGTTGaaagccaaaataaaattaacctaaAAGATTCCATACTGGTTGGGCAAATCATGGAAGTGACGTGAAAGAATCTACGCGGAAGGAAAGCTGAAATAACGTCACCCTGAAAAATGATACCACTAGACCGGGGTCGGGAGACTGCCGCTCTTTTCATGTGATTTTACAGTTCTACAACTCACTGCGTTGTCACAGCccaaaaaaaaatgccaaaaaaaatcTAACGGCCCAATCACAACGCATGTCCTCAACCTAAGTGCTCGCACCTTACCATCGCACGCCCGCCACCACACTCGCCAgttgcttttttattttaataattatgtaggtaattaaaataattaggtaTTCTTATTTTATTAGTACAACTATATTAATGAGTAccatattattttacatttacttttttttctcttttttccgAAATACTCTTCATTTTTAGACTTTTTGTTGAATtcgtgaataaaataattattttttttttcatcttaaaaTTCAATGTAGATACAGAGAGAAAATACGTGTTGCGGCCTTCTTAAGATTGGAGAATCTGTTTGCTTAATAGTTGGCTCATCTCGCTAgaaagtctgccgacccctggtcCAGATAAACTGAAAAGCAAGACAATTTTCTTATATCTGTGTTATCCATGATATTCCTATCCGAGGTAGCAGCGGTCCACATTAACTAAGTGAATCAAGACTACTGTAATTCGATTTCATGGTTTTTACCTGTGTGTGTAGAAactagtgatgggccgagactcgaaaattcgagtcgagtcgagcgagtagcatcggctcggctcggctcggcattccagtttattttactcgacggggcgaaaATCGAAaggaaattcgggaaaaactcgatgataaaatataataaaattgaattacaattcttaatatctccttacgtgactttggcagacactaaaaattacgtacgtaagaccgaaacacgtacttacaaacaatgacgacagccatattatttatattttagttttacatattgccaacttaacagatgtgaccacatagcaaagaagacgaacacatttttaataaacaaaacacgaattaaattttataatcataatatcggCAGAAATATGACATTTTTTAGTAAATACGTGCTACAGtcggcgcaacgttacaataataaattaactgtagcgttatatttgtgttacagagcgcatgtttgggactgatacgccaccaatcacgaaatggcattttaaaaaaaactttgtctaatggctccactaattttaggaagtgtaggttggcgaacatgaattttttttccgtgtttgtttacactattacgtttGGCGAGATtgcattttgtataattgtttgctatccaagttaagtggcaagttaaaattaattatgaagtataaagtattttataaagtgtaactattcaatgcaaatacaaaagcatggaatggttggaagtgccagcttgcgattggccggcaacgtaacggcgttagtgttgtagcaataatctttaaatgtattatatttgttatgggaacgtttattgtaatgttgcgccaattgtagcacggccttacacttcccataagtgaaagttttcaaaaatgttctaatgattgtgtgaaacttaacctaacctttgcgccaacaagcctaaattatattcattgttttttattgactcgtgaatgatgcaggccgcagctaactcgttcggtccaaaataaggtaaatatgtagttgagcggtatttgcgaaaaaacatttttaaaatctgaaaatacttttattatatgctctttaaattactcttttcattaaagccggcggagataagaaattccaaatactttaggagatattgcggTTCTTAATTTTGCTATAGAAGATGTGTGTAATCATTCGACcatcgccatttttgttatttagccgtgtgttcgtgaatgcctaattaattaaaatggttgattaggtgaggtcagttacattataaatactttgaaactaaggtgacattaaaaataatgtgaattgtattttaaatatttgtgactGTGaccttaaaatattacttatagtTATATgctttccataaaaatatttttaaatatgtactgctaggaatatattttcattatgtttTGTAGGCTGATACCACAGTCTTTAATATTCTCTTTTATAGGTggtataaaataatcaaaatgattactgtacaatattttaattttttacagtttcattttttgcttttttgaaattgatttaatttaccATGTCAATAGTTAACTGCACAATTGGAacagtttttttataactattaacatatttttcaatttttataatgaGTTAATGTACTGTGATTAGTAATGTAACTAGTAGTATGATGCTCTACAGaatacctcaattattgaattgtattatatcagttaagaatttattctaaatgaattattattattaatacttgtattttaaatatatttgattaagtgggccatgatataacaagacaaccatctaaggactcttagcaataatgtgcaaatattcaagctcgacttaagtgtcaaagattcaaataacaattcagactcgaatcgactcgacttgaatttatgatctacaaactcgactcgaatcgactcaaactaattattgtaaaattcgactcgactcgactcgacttaaaaatttgcaggttcgtacatctctagTAGAAAGTAGAAACCTACAGAAAATATATGAGAAAATTATTTGCTGGATCGGTAAGTTCATATACGAATTCAAGCAGTCTTTTAAAGGTGGTCTAAGACTCTGGTTATTCCATGTATCGTATTTTTATATCTTGAGTGAATTTCAATTATAAGTTGTCACGTGATTTTTGTTCGTGAGAATGTAACTTGTGTactaatgatttatttcatttttccaGTTCCGAAGGGACACCAAAGACATTGACGCCAAGCAGACGGTTGGCTTGATGTTTGCGTGCGTGGGAAGGGGCAAGTCGATGTACAACGAGCCCAACGTCGAGGCGAGCCTGTTCAGGAAGTACTTTCCTTCCACGCCGCTCGTCGGGTTTTTCGGGTTCGGGGAGATAGGTGCTGACTTTGTACCAGGTAAgtcattgcaattttttttttggatttctcGACAAGCTATACCTTAAACTCTTGTTCATTTGAGCAGCTCAAGTGATTAAACTGCAATTTCACTAGATAGTGAGGGGCTTAGAACATATTGGTGTAGGTCAAGAAATTTTGTAGCTTCGAGTTAGTGACATATTTTGCTTctgaaatgttaaaattataaatcTGCAAAATTCTCAACCTACACCACTATGTTTCAGAAGCCTTTAAGTAacacaaaga is from Bacillus rossius redtenbacheri isolate Brsri chromosome 15, Brsri_v3, whole genome shotgun sequence and encodes:
- the LOC134539211 gene encoding F-box only protein 22-like; protein product: MDIEVESSDVGAEGRAAPGKRQRSPPADEASSQKTRRARRDSGTHMIFSQYEVVRTILGHLPREDVRSAAQVCSTWNSVAKIVLQSRMKAEWVLASTYPALETFLRTQLAGDPRLCLVFLMKMKKSLVACLRKHVGPACAVVEVQGSGIVGSPAGSLEARELEGRGRKGGISALLLPSVPGVACRTFKIPGHVLAQVDEVDLTPEEVRARTSIDPTDDVKCLLLFSDCCSAYMKRLALSVRRRQANEFVLAGGLCSMSCRTIAGVALAGPNVVAASMLLPSDVMKTSAAEKYFQEFRRDTKDIDAKQTVGLMFACVGRGKSMYNEPNVEASLFRKYFPSTPLVGFFGFGEIGADFVPDGREARSVTDEYYDEYFRDYCTVFVYLAFT